The Bombus pascuorum chromosome 9, iyBomPasc1.1, whole genome shotgun sequence genome has a window encoding:
- the LOC132910818 gene encoding WD repeat-containing protein 7 isoform X5, producing the protein MTAGTSLVVPIVLWGRIAPTHCVSCIYLSRDQKTLVTGCYDGQICLWQVDPETLKMSPRCLLVGHTAPIMCLSRASVIMEQNYIVSSSESGEMCTWDLVDGKCREAVKLTSVHTQMLPYVSAGGEDVRLFCSGYYPEVLVMDPFSLEVLFTLSSRVNPDWISALHVLRPAKRKDDVVLALTTTGTVKVWTLLGHENRNSEPLYEHESKQIRCLNALAMTCCPYNQRTVLIVCSKHWQIYDAGDFSLLCSITAPCGERWMAGDFLSADRVILWSDEGRGYLYKLPAKILVHLDSKLKGKALSSSVADNKNFHTAGVEYDQPYLYCTLTQPGVKPLSCPPAMRLVTVQKQSKTLKYLLRGDSGGVVLWTVPEVTTQQLAQICQNDRSTPLSLPPAVKTSITTAWEEMKPSPVGILDQLDSGDGHGIKLTASIYLPQQSRLVVGREDGSIIIVPATQTVMLQLLHGNHQQYDDWPPHQVLLGHSGRVNCLLYPHGAAPRYDRTHLVSGSVDFAVCLWDLYAGTLIHRFCVHAGEITQLMVPPDNCSPRIQKCVCSVASDHSVTLLSLAERKCVVLASRHLFPVVTIKWRPLDDFMIVGCSDGAVYVWQMETGHLDRVLHGIIAEEVLYACDENTIAASGGSATGGELGLANPAVHFFRGLRHRNLSAIRHATQRGLHQLQQLHGGQGVDHGNQIKTKGTPLMIQGFRSNPKDPESHILFFDIEALIVQLLNDEYGAMSPGSLEAQGLISASEYQKVAALTQSASPDAHKKIADFFGRVKDKAGDVERILKEKDRHGILAKMKEGAENVHTKIQAKVESVGLKPSTLDGKGDNWNNNEIAKNNLKRNGAFSEPNATMEVAQLILSLLHAWGIDPDLDRVCEGKLGLLRPMVPVSFGVLSKGGYMSLLLPTWQMQLEPIGEPTTQLEQRLPAELVRQERLTRAFTARAHWELSTTLTSNHLLAVVALANTLMSMNNATFVPEQERNRKMHRPGNRSTVNWNKAEEENEEIYTAQQAQIKQGWSLLATLHCVLLPDKIVSQGSVKTFKRPQVEMMARRWQHQCLEIREAAQALLLAELGRMGPKGRKTLVDSWSQYLPMYSTQEPIAPQSQNQSPPAPGSPIPPSESHTEEEDEEEELAEAEINVARKPSSVAELKRKQTTAVVLLGVIGAEFGQDVTTTNQKRDNEQRRKSSIVEGFGIGNNNLARHTSMALTHLLHAPHSPKLPLHTALRRAAIDLIGRGFTVWEPYLDVSKVLLGLLEMCCDADKLVPNMTYGLPLTPQADTCRTARHALTLIATARPAAFITTMAREVARYNTLQQNAQTLNVNMGASVLVRAKPEILRIVEQLIDKMQSEMSDLLVEVMDIILHCLDPGHLKTKPLNDVFPAVCRFNQVSHCPATRRIAVGSRNGQLALYELRGNVKCQTVPAHVASVTALAFSPEGKFLVSYSCTENKLCFWQQTSSGMFGLGNSQTRCVKSYSTAPINDVARLNPMRLARLIWINNRTVTLMLADGSETRFNV; encoded by the exons atgacaGCGGGCACAAGCTTAGTAGTACCCATAGTTTTATGGGGTCGCATAGCTCCAACTCATTGTGTTTCATGTATCTATTTGTCTCGAGACCAAAAAACATTAGTAACAGGATGTTATGATGGCCAGATATGTTTGTGGCAAGTAGACCCCGAAACATTGaag ATGAGTCCAAGATGTTTACTTGTTGGTCATACTGCTCCAATAATGTGCCTGAGTCGAGCAAGTGTtattatggaacaaaattatattgtcAGTAGCAGTGAAAGTGGAGAAATGTGTACATGGGACTTAGTTGATGGAAAATGCAGGGAAGCTGTAAAGCTCACCAGTGTTCATACACAGATGTTGCCTTATGTCTCTGCCGGTGGAGAAGATGTTAGATTGTTTTGTTCGGG ataCTACCCTGAGGTTTTAGTAATGGACCCTTTTAGTTTGGAAGTTTTATTCACCTTAAGCTCCCGTGTTAATCCTGACTGGATCAGTGCTTTGCACGTTTTGCGGCCGGCCAAACGGAAAG ATGATGTTGTGCTGGCCTTAACGACGACTGGTACAGTCAAGGTGTGGACTCTTCTTGGACATGAGAATCGTAACAGTGAGCCTCTTTATGAACATGAAAGCAAACAAATACGATGTTTAAATGCACTTGCGATGACTTGTTGCCCATATAATCAGAGAACTGTATTAATTGTATGCTCTAAACATTGGCAG ATATATGATGCCGGTGATTTCTCCCTTCTATGTTCAATCACTGCACCTTGTGGCGAACGTTGGATGGCTGGAGACTTCTTATCTGCAGATAGAGTAATTCTGTGGAGTGACGAAGGTCGTGGTTATCTCTATAAACTACCAGCTAA GATTCTGGTACATCTTGACAG CAAGTTGAAGGGCAAGGCTCTTAGCAG tAGCGTTGCAgacaacaaaaattttcatacTGCCGGTGTTGAATATGATCAACCTTATCTCTACTGCACTTTGACGCAACCTGGAGTCAAG CCTCTATCATGTCCACCAGCAATGCGACTAGTTACAGTTCAAAAAcaaagtaaaacgttaaagtatttattacGTGGTGATAGTGGAGGAGTTGTTCTCTGGACAGTTCCAGAAGTAACGACTCAACAATTAGCTCAAATTTGTCAAAATGACCGTTCAACTCCACTTTCACTACCACCAGCAGTAAAAACGAGTATTACAACTGCTTGGGAGGAAATGAAACCATCACCAGTTGGAATATTAGATCAATTAGACAGTGGAGATGGACATGGCATAAAATTAACAGCTAGTATATATTTACCACAACAAAGTCGTTTAGTTGTCGGTCGTGAAGACGGCAGTATTATCATTGTTCCTGCAACACAAACAGTAATGCTTCAATTACTTCATGGCAATCATCAACAATATGatg ATTGGCCTCCTCACCAAGTATTGTTGGGTCACTCCGGCCGAGTGAACTGCCTTTTGTATCCACATGGAGCAGCACCACGTTATGATAGGACACATCTCGTTTCTGGATCTGTTGATTTTGCTGTATGTTTATGGGATCTTTATGCTGGTACACTCATTCATAGATTCTGCGTCCATGCAGGTGAAATTACACAATTAATGGTACCACCTGATAACTGTAGT CCTAGAATACAGAAGTGTGTTTGCAGCGTTGCATCAGATCATAGCGTTACTCTGTTATCATTAGCAGAAAGAAAATGTGTTGTTCTTGCTTCTCGACACTTATTCCCAGTTGTTACGATAAAGTGGAGACCATTGGATGACTTTATGATAGTTGGATGTTCAGACGGAGCTGTGTACGTATGGCAAATGGAAACCGGCCATCTAGATCGTGTATTGCATG GTATTATTGCAGAAGAAGTGCTTTATGCTTGCGATGAAAATACGATCGCTGCGTCTGGTGGATCTGCTACTGGTGGTGAATTAGGTTTAGCTAATCCTGCTGTACATTTTTTTAG aGGCTTGAGACATAGAAATCTGTCTGCTATAAGACACGCAACCCAAAGAGGATTGCATCAATTGCAACAACTTCATGGTGGACAAGGAGTTGATCATGGAAATCAAATAAAGACAAAGGGCACACCTTTAATGATTCAAGGTTTTAGAAGTAATCCTAAAGATCCAGAAagtcatattttattttttgacatAGAAGCATTGATag TACAATTACTTAATGATGAATATGGAGCAATGTCACCTGGTTCTTTGGAAGCACAGGGTCTTATTTCAGCCTCTGAGTATCAGAAAGTCGCAGCACTTACACAGTCTGCTAGTCCAGATGCTCATAAAAAAATTGCAG ACTTTTTCGGTCGCGTCAAGGATAAGGCAGGCGACGTTGAACGAATTTTAAAGGAGAAGGATCGCCACG GTATATTGGCTAAAATGAAGGAGGGCGCAGAGAACGTACATACTAAGATTCAGGCCAAGGTGGAAAGCGTTGGCCTCAAGCCGTCGACTCTCGACGGCAAAG GCGATAATTGGAACAATAATGAAATTGcgaaaaacaatttaaaacgAAATGGAGCGTTTAGTGAACCAAATGCCACTATGGAAGTTGCTCAGCTTATATTAAGTTTATTACATGCTTGGGGTATCGATCCAGATTTAGATCGTGTTTGCGAAGGGAAGTTAGGTTTATTAAGACCTATGGTTCCTGTTTCATTTGGAGTATTGTCAAAAGGAG gTTACATGTCATTATTATTACCAACTTGGCAAATGCAATTGGAACCAATTGGCGAACCTACAACTCAATTAGAACAACGTTTACCAGCAGAATTAGTTAGACAAGAAAGACTTACCAGAGCATTCACAGCAAGGGCACATTGGGAGTTATCTACCACATTAACTAGCAATCATTTATTAGCAGTAGTAGCTTTAGCAAATACTTTAATGTCAATGAACAATGCCACTTTTGTACCTGAACAAGAACGAAATCGTAAAATGCATAg GCCTGGTAATAGATCTACAGTTAATTGGAATaaagcagaagaagaaaatgaagaaatttatacGGCGCAACAAGCACAGATTAAGCAAGGTTGGTCTCTGTTAGCAACATTACACTGTGTACTATTGCCCGATAAAATAGTTTCACAAGGTAGTGTCAAGACTTTTAAACGGCCTCAAGTTGAAATGATGGCTCGCAGATGGCAACATCAATGTCTCGAG attcgCGAAGCTGCTCAAGCTTTGTTGCTTGCTGAATTAGGAAGAATGGGTCCAAAAGGAAGGAAAACACTTGTAGATAGCTGGTCACAATATCTACCAATGTATAGTACTCAAGAACCTATTGCACCACAATCGCAAAATCAAAGTCCACCAGCTCCAGGTAGTCCAATTCCACCATCTGAATCACATACGGAGgaggaagatgaagaagaggAACTGGCAGAAg CAGAAATAAATGTAGCTAGGAAACCATCGAGCGTGGcggaattaaaaagaaagcagACGACAGCAGTTGTATTACTAGGGGTAATAGGTGCGGAATTTGGGCAAGACGTTACCACCACAAATCAGAAAAGAGATAATGAACAAAGACGAAAGAGTTCAATTGTAGAAGGTTTTGGGATAGGAAATAATAATCTTGCCAGGCATACTAGTATGGCACTCACGCACTTGTTACACGCACCTCACTCTCCGAAATTACCTTTACATACGGCATTGCGAAGAGCCGCAATTGATCTAATTGGTAGAGGTTTCACTGTTTGGGAACCATATCTTGACGTATCGAAA GTATTATTGGGATTACTGGAAATGTGTTGTGATGCTGATAAACTGGTACCAAATATGACATATGGCCTTCCACTTACACCTCAAGCTGATACCTGTCGTACAGCAAGACATGCTTTAACTTTAATAGCTACTGCTCGACCTGCAGCATTTATTACCACGATGGCACGAGAAGTAGCCAGATACAATACGTTACAACAAAATGCGCAAacattaaatgtaaatatggGTGCAAGTGTTTTGGTTAGGGCAAAACCAGAAATACTTAGGATTGTTGAAcaattaattgataaaatgCAGAGTGAAATGAGCGATCTCTTAGTTGAG gTCATGGATATTATCTTACATTGTTTGGATCCAGGCCATCTTAAGACTAAGCCATTGAATGATGTGTTTCCAGCAGTATGTAGATTTAATCAA GTAAGTCATTGTCCGGCAACACGCAGAATAGCAGTAGGTAGTCGCAATGGTCAGCTCGCTTTATATGAATTACGAGGCAATGTTAAATGTCAAACAGTACCTGCGCATGTTGCATCTGTAACTGCATTAGCGTTTTCACCTGAAGGCAAGTTTCTGGTTAGTTATTCTTGTacggaaaataaattatgctttTGGCAG CAAACAAGTAGTGGTATGTTCGGCCTAGGGAACTCTCAAACACGTTGTGTGAAATCATATAGCACTGCACCCATTAACGATGTAGCACGATTAAACCCTATGCGACTAGCTCGATTGATATGGATAAATAATCGAACAGTTACACTAATGCTTGCTGATGGATCAGAAACACGATTCAATGTTTAA
- the LOC132910818 gene encoding WD repeat-containing protein 7 isoform X11, with protein sequence MTAGTSLVVPIVLWGRIAPTHCVSCIYLSRDQKTLVTGCYDGQICLWQVDPETLKMSPRCLLVGHTAPIMCLSRASVIMEQNYIVSSSESGEMCTWDLVDGKCREAVKLTSVHTQMLPYVSAGGEDVRLFCSGYYPEVLVMDPFSLEVLFTLSSRVNPDWISALHVLRPAKRKGRFYVHTNDVVLALTTTGTVKVWTLLGHENRNSEPLYEHESKQIRCLNALAMTCCPYNQRTVLIVCSKHWQIYDAGDFSLLCSITAPCGERWMAGDFLSADRVILWSDEGRGYLYKLPANSVADNKNFHTAGVEYDQPYLYCTLTQPGVKPLSCPPAMRLVTVQKQSKTLKYLLRGDSGGVVLWTVPEVTTQQLAQICQNDRSTPLSLPPAVKTSITTAWEEMKPSPVGILDQLDSGDGHGIKLTASIYLPQQSRLVVGREDGSIIIVPATQTVMLQLLHGNHQQYDDWPPHQVLLGHSGRVNCLLYPHGAAPRYDRTHLVSGSVDFAVCLWDLYAGTLIHRFCVHAGEITQLMVPPDNCSPRIQKCVCSVASDHSVTLLSLAERKCVVLASRHLFPVVTIKWRPLDDFMIVGCSDGAVYVWQMETGHLDRVLHGIIAEEVLYACDENTIAASGGSATGGELGLANPAVHFFRGLRHRNLSAIRHATQRGLHQLQQLHGGQGVDHGNQIKTKGTPLMIQGFRSNPKDPESHILFFDIEALIVQLLNDEYGAMSPGSLEAQGLISASEYQKVAALTQSASPDAHKKIADFFGRVKDKAGDVERILKEKDRHGILAKMKEGAENVHTKIQAKVESVGLKPSTLDGKGDNWNNNEIAKNNLKRNGAFSEPNATMEVAQLILSLLHAWGIDPDLDRVCEGKLGLLRPMVPVSFGVLSKGGYMSLLLPTWQMQLEPIGEPTTQLEQRLPAELVRQERLTRAFTARAHWELSTTLTSNHLLAVVALANTLMSMNNATFVPEQERNRKMHRPGNRSTVNWNKAEEENEEIYTAQQAQIKQGWSLLATLHCVLLPDKIVSQGSVKTFKRPQVEMMARRWQHQCLEIREAAQALLLAELGRMGPKGRKTLVDSWSQYLPMYSTQEPIAPQSQNQSPPAPGSPIPPSESHTEEEDEEEELAEAEINVARKPSSVAELKRKQTTAVVLLGVIGAEFGQDVTTTNQKRDNEQRRKSSIVEGFGIGNNNLARHTSMALTHLLHAPHSPKLPLHTALRRAAIDLIGRGFTVWEPYLDVSKVLLGLLEMCCDADKLVPNMTYGLPLTPQADTCRTARHALTLIATARPAAFITTMAREVARYNTLQQNAQTLNVNMGASVLVRAKPEILRIVEQLIDKMQSEMSDLLVEVMDIILHCLDPGHLKTKPLNDVFPAVCRFNQVSHCPATRRIAVGSRNGQLALYELRGNVKCQTVPAHVASVTALAFSPEGKFLVSYSCTENKLCFWQQTSSGMFGLGNSQTRCVKSYSTAPINDVARLNPMRLARLIWINNRTVTLMLADGSETRFNV encoded by the exons atgacaGCGGGCACAAGCTTAGTAGTACCCATAGTTTTATGGGGTCGCATAGCTCCAACTCATTGTGTTTCATGTATCTATTTGTCTCGAGACCAAAAAACATTAGTAACAGGATGTTATGATGGCCAGATATGTTTGTGGCAAGTAGACCCCGAAACATTGaag ATGAGTCCAAGATGTTTACTTGTTGGTCATACTGCTCCAATAATGTGCCTGAGTCGAGCAAGTGTtattatggaacaaaattatattgtcAGTAGCAGTGAAAGTGGAGAAATGTGTACATGGGACTTAGTTGATGGAAAATGCAGGGAAGCTGTAAAGCTCACCAGTGTTCATACACAGATGTTGCCTTATGTCTCTGCCGGTGGAGAAGATGTTAGATTGTTTTGTTCGGG ataCTACCCTGAGGTTTTAGTAATGGACCCTTTTAGTTTGGAAGTTTTATTCACCTTAAGCTCCCGTGTTAATCCTGACTGGATCAGTGCTTTGCACGTTTTGCGGCCGGCCAAACGGAAAGGTCGGTTCTACGTGCATACAA ATGATGTTGTGCTGGCCTTAACGACGACTGGTACAGTCAAGGTGTGGACTCTTCTTGGACATGAGAATCGTAACAGTGAGCCTCTTTATGAACATGAAAGCAAACAAATACGATGTTTAAATGCACTTGCGATGACTTGTTGCCCATATAATCAGAGAACTGTATTAATTGTATGCTCTAAACATTGGCAG ATATATGATGCCGGTGATTTCTCCCTTCTATGTTCAATCACTGCACCTTGTGGCGAACGTTGGATGGCTGGAGACTTCTTATCTGCAGATAGAGTAATTCTGTGGAGTGACGAAGGTCGTGGTTATCTCTATAAACTACCAGCTAA tAGCGTTGCAgacaacaaaaattttcatacTGCCGGTGTTGAATATGATCAACCTTATCTCTACTGCACTTTGACGCAACCTGGAGTCAAG CCTCTATCATGTCCACCAGCAATGCGACTAGTTACAGTTCAAAAAcaaagtaaaacgttaaagtatttattacGTGGTGATAGTGGAGGAGTTGTTCTCTGGACAGTTCCAGAAGTAACGACTCAACAATTAGCTCAAATTTGTCAAAATGACCGTTCAACTCCACTTTCACTACCACCAGCAGTAAAAACGAGTATTACAACTGCTTGGGAGGAAATGAAACCATCACCAGTTGGAATATTAGATCAATTAGACAGTGGAGATGGACATGGCATAAAATTAACAGCTAGTATATATTTACCACAACAAAGTCGTTTAGTTGTCGGTCGTGAAGACGGCAGTATTATCATTGTTCCTGCAACACAAACAGTAATGCTTCAATTACTTCATGGCAATCATCAACAATATGatg ATTGGCCTCCTCACCAAGTATTGTTGGGTCACTCCGGCCGAGTGAACTGCCTTTTGTATCCACATGGAGCAGCACCACGTTATGATAGGACACATCTCGTTTCTGGATCTGTTGATTTTGCTGTATGTTTATGGGATCTTTATGCTGGTACACTCATTCATAGATTCTGCGTCCATGCAGGTGAAATTACACAATTAATGGTACCACCTGATAACTGTAGT CCTAGAATACAGAAGTGTGTTTGCAGCGTTGCATCAGATCATAGCGTTACTCTGTTATCATTAGCAGAAAGAAAATGTGTTGTTCTTGCTTCTCGACACTTATTCCCAGTTGTTACGATAAAGTGGAGACCATTGGATGACTTTATGATAGTTGGATGTTCAGACGGAGCTGTGTACGTATGGCAAATGGAAACCGGCCATCTAGATCGTGTATTGCATG GTATTATTGCAGAAGAAGTGCTTTATGCTTGCGATGAAAATACGATCGCTGCGTCTGGTGGATCTGCTACTGGTGGTGAATTAGGTTTAGCTAATCCTGCTGTACATTTTTTTAG aGGCTTGAGACATAGAAATCTGTCTGCTATAAGACACGCAACCCAAAGAGGATTGCATCAATTGCAACAACTTCATGGTGGACAAGGAGTTGATCATGGAAATCAAATAAAGACAAAGGGCACACCTTTAATGATTCAAGGTTTTAGAAGTAATCCTAAAGATCCAGAAagtcatattttattttttgacatAGAAGCATTGATag TACAATTACTTAATGATGAATATGGAGCAATGTCACCTGGTTCTTTGGAAGCACAGGGTCTTATTTCAGCCTCTGAGTATCAGAAAGTCGCAGCACTTACACAGTCTGCTAGTCCAGATGCTCATAAAAAAATTGCAG ACTTTTTCGGTCGCGTCAAGGATAAGGCAGGCGACGTTGAACGAATTTTAAAGGAGAAGGATCGCCACG GTATATTGGCTAAAATGAAGGAGGGCGCAGAGAACGTACATACTAAGATTCAGGCCAAGGTGGAAAGCGTTGGCCTCAAGCCGTCGACTCTCGACGGCAAAG GCGATAATTGGAACAATAATGAAATTGcgaaaaacaatttaaaacgAAATGGAGCGTTTAGTGAACCAAATGCCACTATGGAAGTTGCTCAGCTTATATTAAGTTTATTACATGCTTGGGGTATCGATCCAGATTTAGATCGTGTTTGCGAAGGGAAGTTAGGTTTATTAAGACCTATGGTTCCTGTTTCATTTGGAGTATTGTCAAAAGGAG gTTACATGTCATTATTATTACCAACTTGGCAAATGCAATTGGAACCAATTGGCGAACCTACAACTCAATTAGAACAACGTTTACCAGCAGAATTAGTTAGACAAGAAAGACTTACCAGAGCATTCACAGCAAGGGCACATTGGGAGTTATCTACCACATTAACTAGCAATCATTTATTAGCAGTAGTAGCTTTAGCAAATACTTTAATGTCAATGAACAATGCCACTTTTGTACCTGAACAAGAACGAAATCGTAAAATGCATAg GCCTGGTAATAGATCTACAGTTAATTGGAATaaagcagaagaagaaaatgaagaaatttatacGGCGCAACAAGCACAGATTAAGCAAGGTTGGTCTCTGTTAGCAACATTACACTGTGTACTATTGCCCGATAAAATAGTTTCACAAGGTAGTGTCAAGACTTTTAAACGGCCTCAAGTTGAAATGATGGCTCGCAGATGGCAACATCAATGTCTCGAG attcgCGAAGCTGCTCAAGCTTTGTTGCTTGCTGAATTAGGAAGAATGGGTCCAAAAGGAAGGAAAACACTTGTAGATAGCTGGTCACAATATCTACCAATGTATAGTACTCAAGAACCTATTGCACCACAATCGCAAAATCAAAGTCCACCAGCTCCAGGTAGTCCAATTCCACCATCTGAATCACATACGGAGgaggaagatgaagaagaggAACTGGCAGAAg CAGAAATAAATGTAGCTAGGAAACCATCGAGCGTGGcggaattaaaaagaaagcagACGACAGCAGTTGTATTACTAGGGGTAATAGGTGCGGAATTTGGGCAAGACGTTACCACCACAAATCAGAAAAGAGATAATGAACAAAGACGAAAGAGTTCAATTGTAGAAGGTTTTGGGATAGGAAATAATAATCTTGCCAGGCATACTAGTATGGCACTCACGCACTTGTTACACGCACCTCACTCTCCGAAATTACCTTTACATACGGCATTGCGAAGAGCCGCAATTGATCTAATTGGTAGAGGTTTCACTGTTTGGGAACCATATCTTGACGTATCGAAA GTATTATTGGGATTACTGGAAATGTGTTGTGATGCTGATAAACTGGTACCAAATATGACATATGGCCTTCCACTTACACCTCAAGCTGATACCTGTCGTACAGCAAGACATGCTTTAACTTTAATAGCTACTGCTCGACCTGCAGCATTTATTACCACGATGGCACGAGAAGTAGCCAGATACAATACGTTACAACAAAATGCGCAAacattaaatgtaaatatggGTGCAAGTGTTTTGGTTAGGGCAAAACCAGAAATACTTAGGATTGTTGAAcaattaattgataaaatgCAGAGTGAAATGAGCGATCTCTTAGTTGAG gTCATGGATATTATCTTACATTGTTTGGATCCAGGCCATCTTAAGACTAAGCCATTGAATGATGTGTTTCCAGCAGTATGTAGATTTAATCAA GTAAGTCATTGTCCGGCAACACGCAGAATAGCAGTAGGTAGTCGCAATGGTCAGCTCGCTTTATATGAATTACGAGGCAATGTTAAATGTCAAACAGTACCTGCGCATGTTGCATCTGTAACTGCATTAGCGTTTTCACCTGAAGGCAAGTTTCTGGTTAGTTATTCTTGTacggaaaataaattatgctttTGGCAG CAAACAAGTAGTGGTATGTTCGGCCTAGGGAACTCTCAAACACGTTGTGTGAAATCATATAGCACTGCACCCATTAACGATGTAGCACGATTAAACCCTATGCGACTAGCTCGATTGATATGGATAAATAATCGAACAGTTACACTAATGCTTGCTGATGGATCAGAAACACGATTCAATGTTTAA